A section of the Solitalea canadensis DSM 3403 genome encodes:
- a CDS encoding rhomboid family protein, whose product MSESQAIEQSSDQSFKKYIPVFTLICCLISIVLYVGINLEEDPNTWEALYKWGAPSNFDIFKGNYWGLISSNFLHIEFWHIGLNLYWIWILGKKVEFESKKVNFILLILSSALVSSLAQLSFSSTTGIGLSGVGYALFGFIFIRSKTTIAYENYLDKKIVNLFFVWLLVGILLTKTNILPVANAAHAGGLLWGMLMAYLAGFNSSKQWSVGIAAIAILGSSIFWNPFSTALLSYQAYDLHNHQQLDKAMLIYKEIIKRDKNNAFAKTNIQQLEIHELEEKAALLFEKQNYAEAKKIYQQILTIDKNNESAKINLAKINDEIALWGK is encoded by the coding sequence ATGTCTGAATCACAAGCAATTGAACAATCATCTGATCAATCCTTTAAAAAATACATACCGGTTTTTACTCTAATTTGCTGTTTAATCAGCATTGTCCTTTATGTTGGGATCAACCTCGAAGAAGATCCAAATACATGGGAAGCCTTATACAAATGGGGAGCTCCATCCAATTTTGATATTTTCAAGGGTAATTATTGGGGCCTTATTTCTTCCAATTTTCTGCATATCGAATTTTGGCATATCGGACTAAACCTTTATTGGATATGGATACTTGGGAAAAAGGTGGAGTTTGAAAGTAAAAAAGTCAATTTCATCCTATTAATTCTTTCTTCTGCGTTGGTTAGTTCATTGGCTCAACTTTCTTTTTCGAGCACAACGGGAATAGGATTATCGGGTGTTGGATATGCATTATTTGGCTTTATTTTCATCCGGAGCAAAACTACTATTGCCTATGAAAATTACCTTGATAAGAAGATTGTAAATCTGTTTTTCGTTTGGCTCCTTGTTGGTATTTTATTAACTAAAACCAACATTCTTCCAGTCGCCAATGCGGCACACGCAGGTGGGCTATTATGGGGCATGTTGATGGCTTATCTTGCAGGATTCAACAGTTCAAAGCAATGGTCCGTGGGAATAGCTGCTATTGCTATTTTAGGCTCATCAATCTTTTGGAATCCGTTTTCAACAGCACTTCTTTCTTACCAGGCTTATGATCTTCATAATCATCAACAATTGGACAAAGCCATGTTGATATACAAGGAGATTATAAAGCGTGATAAAAACAATGCATTTGCAAAAACAAACATTCAGCAGCTGGAAATACACGAGCTCGAGGAAAAAGCTGCCTTGCTTTTCGAAAAGCAAAACTATGCTGAAGCAAAAAAGATCTATCAGCAAATTTTAACGATCGATAAGAATAACGAATCGGCGAAGATAAATCTGGCGAAGATAAACGACGAAATTGCTCTTTGGGGCAAGTAA
- a CDS encoding AI-2E family transporter, with protein MNSEHENNVLIERRTIDLFIKLLLILTLISWSGLIILPFTIPLLWAVILAITVYPMYRRLLKVLNGKKGLTGTIVVLLLLCILLLPTILMISSIVDEAKELKTSFENNTFKIPPPNEKVADWPLVGDKVYKEWSLASKNLDSAMVTHRDEVMEWGQKIVNSVKSVFSNILMFAFSIIISGIFLVFSDECQRAAGVLSNRLVANRGEEFSKLVVQTVRNVSKGILGVAFIQFIIMGICFVLAGVPFAGIWALLVFLLALVQLPGAIVAIPVIIYLYSVREPLPATIWGIIILICGLSDNVLKPLLMGKGAPVPMVVIFLGAIGGFMLSGFVGLFTGAIVLSLGYKLAGIWVNNYVAPPAKNE; from the coding sequence ATGAACTCTGAACATGAAAATAATGTTTTAATAGAAAGGAGAACCATCGACCTTTTTATAAAGCTGCTGCTGATATTAACGCTCATTAGTTGGAGTGGATTGATTATTCTACCTTTTACCATTCCTTTGCTATGGGCCGTAATTCTTGCTATTACAGTTTACCCAATGTATAGGCGCTTGCTTAAAGTGTTAAATGGGAAAAAAGGACTAACGGGCACCATAGTAGTACTGTTACTTCTTTGCATTCTGCTTTTGCCCACTATACTGATGATATCTTCCATCGTTGATGAAGCTAAGGAATTAAAAACTTCATTTGAAAATAACACCTTTAAGATACCTCCACCTAATGAGAAAGTGGCAGATTGGCCTTTGGTAGGAGACAAAGTGTACAAAGAGTGGAGTTTGGCATCCAAGAATTTAGATTCTGCCATGGTCACTCATCGAGATGAAGTAATGGAATGGGGACAAAAAATAGTGAATTCAGTAAAGAGTGTATTTTCTAACATCCTGATGTTTGCCTTTTCAATAATCATCTCCGGAATATTTTTGGTTTTTAGTGATGAATGTCAGCGAGCGGCGGGGGTACTTTCTAATAGGCTGGTGGCTAACCGGGGTGAGGAGTTCAGCAAATTGGTGGTTCAAACGGTCCGGAATGTCTCCAAGGGAATATTGGGTGTAGCATTTATACAATTCATCATAATGGGGATTTGTTTTGTGCTGGCAGGAGTTCCTTTTGCTGGAATTTGGGCATTGCTAGTGTTCCTACTAGCTCTTGTTCAGCTACCTGGAGCAATTGTGGCAATACCTGTAATCATTTATTTGTACTCTGTTAGAGAGCCGTTGCCAGCAACAATATGGGGAATTATTATTCTTATTTGCGGACTAAGTGACAACGTGCTTAAACCGTTGTTAATGGGCAAAGGTGCACCGGTTCCAATGGTAGTAATTTTTCTGGGTGCCATTGGTGGATTTATGTTATCAGGGTTTGTGGGTTTATTTACTGGGGCTATTGTTCTTTCATTAGGGTATAAACTGGCAGGAATATGGGTAAATAATTACGTTGCTCCTCCTGCTAAGAATGAATAA
- a CDS encoding TolC family protein: MRKLKSTRDIIFLFIASLIMGGIQTVAAQKRAGLTVREISLDELIGLATQNNLDLKMSQKDSAIAVENIKATKILKAPYVNVGGNYNFVGNPVLYRGFYSNDTIIDYYHHQASWNVAAGLPVYLGGRIKTQIAQSETFSSIQNELLLMTENKLKLSIITQFYLLYKLYREVEIIEENIKNVKINIKQLESRVANGQNLVSDLLRTQLQLSNFEIEVFKAWNSIDLQSNYLCILSGLPTNTRIQPRSVVLAIPADSIRYDQCLQDAFLNRNEIKQSLLQKNLSELTLKVTQSAAKPAISASAIYSSEFPVPGTFPPQPDILNYWAVGIGLSYDLSSIYNLKHRIKADKIQIQKEDDNISNVRNLIEQDVKNSYVNFIESKTNIVAYRQNVERAELNYRIVKSKYDNEFALIIDMIDAELQVNDSKLSLNKAIIEAIIQYYSLLYSMGKLN; encoded by the coding sequence ATGAGAAAACTAAAATCTACCCGAGATATTATTTTTCTATTTATTGCGTCATTAATAATGGGCGGAATTCAAACTGTAGCTGCACAAAAAAGAGCCGGATTAACGGTTAGGGAAATCAGCCTTGATGAACTAATCGGACTTGCAACACAAAATAACCTTGATTTAAAAATGTCTCAAAAAGACAGTGCCATTGCTGTCGAGAATATTAAAGCCACAAAAATATTAAAAGCACCCTATGTGAATGTGGGTGGCAACTACAACTTTGTTGGTAATCCAGTTTTGTATCGAGGTTTTTATTCTAATGATACCATCATTGATTATTACCATCATCAGGCGAGTTGGAATGTGGCAGCCGGTCTGCCTGTTTACTTGGGAGGAAGGATCAAAACACAGATCGCACAAAGCGAAACATTCAGCAGTATTCAGAACGAACTATTGTTAATGACGGAAAACAAGCTAAAGTTATCGATCATTACCCAGTTTTATTTACTTTATAAATTGTACCGCGAAGTTGAAATCATTGAGGAGAACATCAAAAATGTAAAAATCAATATTAAGCAACTGGAGTCGAGGGTTGCAAATGGACAAAATCTAGTGAGCGATCTTCTCCGTACGCAATTGCAATTATCAAACTTCGAGATCGAAGTTTTTAAGGCATGGAACAGCATTGATTTGCAAAGCAATTATTTATGCATTTTGTCTGGCTTGCCAACCAATACACGCATACAACCGCGGTCAGTCGTTTTAGCGATTCCTGCAGATAGTATCCGATACGATCAATGCTTGCAGGATGCCTTTTTAAATCGGAATGAAATTAAACAATCGCTATTACAAAAGAACTTGTCGGAATTAACACTAAAAGTTACGCAGAGTGCAGCAAAACCTGCCATTTCGGCCAGTGCAATTTACAGTTCCGAATTTCCTGTTCCCGGCACGTTTCCCCCTCAACCGGATATTTTAAACTATTGGGCGGTGGGCATAGGTCTAAGTTATGATTTGTCATCGATCTATAATTTAAAACATCGAATAAAAGCCGATAAAATTCAGATCCAAAAAGAAGATGATAACATTAGTAATGTCAGAAATCTGATCGAACAGGATGTAAAAAACTCTTATGTTAATTTTATCGAAAGCAAGACCAACATCGTTGCTTACCGACAAAATGTAGAACGGGCTGAATTGAACTACCGGATTGTAAAAAGTAAATACGATAATGAGTTTGCCCTGATCATCGATATGATTGACGCCGAACTACAGGTTAATGATTCAAAATTGTCATTAAATAAGGCCATTATAGAAGCGATCATTCAATATTATTCGCTGTTGTATTCAATGGGTAAACTGAATTAA
- a CDS encoding HlyD family secretion protein, with protein MAEEKYNDTAEKKQEKKKNLFIEVIAILFLIAGVGWMLSIFFDFSSKIKTNNAQVDADIAAVTSRVAGTIKSIKFTEYGSVRAGDTIVLLDDEEFLIKVAQAEADLEIARANLVAMQQGVTISKSTENATQARLQGNVANLERAEKNYKRFTNMYRDSAVTLNQFDQVTAQLKSEQAGLKAMQSDVATSRSVTKQNQLNIESAKATLKRKEADLAAARLQLSYTKILAPLNGIIGERTIHLGELVNVNQVLAEVVIQNKKWVIANFKETQMEEVKVGQPVDIMVDALGGKSFKGKVSELSPATGAKFSMVAPDNSTGNFVKITQRIPVRIEFTDTPEKLTGIKPGMNVSVEIKK; from the coding sequence ATGGCAGAAGAAAAATATAACGACACAGCTGAAAAGAAACAGGAGAAAAAGAAAAACTTGTTTATTGAAGTTATTGCCATCCTGTTTTTAATAGCAGGAGTAGGCTGGATGTTGTCGATATTTTTCGACTTCAGTAGTAAAATTAAAACCAACAATGCACAGGTTGATGCAGATATTGCTGCAGTAACATCTCGTGTGGCGGGTACTATTAAGTCCATAAAATTTACTGAATATGGAAGCGTTCGTGCCGGCGATACGATTGTTTTGCTGGATGATGAAGAGTTTTTGATTAAAGTGGCCCAAGCCGAAGCCGATTTGGAGATTGCCAGAGCTAATCTGGTGGCTATGCAACAGGGAGTAACTATATCAAAGTCAACAGAGAATGCAACACAAGCACGTTTGCAAGGTAATGTGGCTAATCTCGAAAGGGCGGAGAAAAATTATAAGCGTTTCACGAATATGTACAGGGATTCGGCGGTTACACTTAATCAGTTCGATCAGGTAACGGCTCAACTAAAATCAGAACAAGCCGGCCTTAAAGCCATGCAAAGTGATGTGGCCACCAGCAGATCAGTTACCAAACAAAATCAGCTTAACATTGAATCGGCCAAAGCAACACTGAAGCGCAAAGAGGCTGATCTTGCTGCGGCGCGACTGCAATTGTCTTATACCAAAATCTTAGCCCCGTTAAATGGTATTATCGGAGAACGTACCATTCATTTAGGCGAGTTGGTTAACGTGAACCAGGTATTGGCCGAAGTTGTCATTCAAAACAAAAAATGGGTTATAGCCAATTTTAAAGAGACTCAAATGGAAGAGGTTAAAGTAGGTCAGCCTGTTGATATTATGGTGGATGCTTTAGGAGGAAAATCGTTTAAAGGTAAGGTTAGTGAGCTTTCTCCGGCAACAGGTGCTAAATTTTCGATGGTTGCTCCTGATAATTCAACCGGGAATTTTGTGAAAATAACCCAGCGAATACCTGTTCGAATTGAGTTTACAGACACTCCCGAAAAACTTACCGGAATAAAACCCGGCATGAATGTTAGTGTGGAAATCAAAAAATGA
- a CDS encoding MFS transporter — protein MRWRKAELLKVTGLYLLIIPFLNALNATGYVNSQLQGHFGASSVEFMYMNFVPLFVIVAGLPLALELSKKFPLKSMMLLITIISILMNTCSAYAPDVFWFIFFRSILAFFTIFGIVAAIIPIVLYYNPTLNMAVMYGIIQFIIQGSSNLYKFLGAHFSGIYDWRTSLLMLNINFFLCILLTFVFIRKDIVLGKQPFRFDFTGWILLILFLIPILFLTAEGQNREWFSDSKIRMAAATLMIMTGIYIFYALNKVNPIIDFKVYAYKNVVLGTLFFFLIGVANGTGSVVMGYMAGILGFDEFYIAHTHLYILVGLVISIPICTYMMYHKVYLNVAAILGFLAFSLYHLLMYFRFYPGIGEQDFILPFIMKGIGIGFLYLLSALYISENVPKPLSTSRMMSGIIARIVFATILGGAVLSTIIANTTTLHKTGIGQQITTGNDAAAQKHKNTKNYYLSEGSKPTEADKMADNPLQSEITKPATMLTYKDIYLVMAVMSFLPILLILLLRIGRRPLQRIEVEPLPL, from the coding sequence ATGCGGTGGCGAAAAGCAGAGTTGCTAAAAGTAACGGGATTGTACTTGTTGATCATTCCTTTTCTGAATGCACTCAACGCAACAGGCTATGTGAATTCACAATTGCAAGGCCATTTTGGAGCCTCATCGGTTGAGTTTATGTACATGAACTTTGTCCCCTTGTTTGTAATAGTGGCGGGTTTACCATTAGCACTTGAACTATCTAAAAAGTTTCCGTTAAAGTCCATGATGCTTTTAATAACCATTATTTCCATACTAATGAATACCTGCTCCGCATATGCTCCTGATGTTTTCTGGTTTATCTTTTTTCGGTCGATACTTGCTTTTTTTACCATTTTCGGAATAGTAGCGGCCATTATTCCCATCGTTCTTTATTACAATCCTACACTTAATATGGCCGTTATGTACGGCATTATTCAGTTTATCATACAGGGAAGCAGTAATTTGTATAAGTTTTTAGGGGCACATTTCTCCGGTATTTACGATTGGCGTACGTCATTGCTGATGCTTAATATCAACTTTTTTCTATGCATTCTCTTAACCTTCGTTTTTATCAGGAAAGACATTGTGCTAGGCAAGCAACCCTTTCGGTTCGATTTTACCGGATGGATTTTGTTGATCCTATTTCTGATTCCGATCCTGTTTTTAACCGCCGAAGGGCAAAACAGGGAGTGGTTTTCCGATTCAAAAATTAGGATGGCAGCAGCAACGCTGATGATCATGACAGGTATTTATATTTTTTATGCATTAAATAAGGTAAATCCGATTATTGATTTTAAAGTGTACGCCTACAAAAATGTAGTGTTAGGAACCCTGTTTTTCTTTCTTATTGGTGTGGCTAACGGCACCGGGAGTGTGGTAATGGGATACATGGCCGGTATACTTGGTTTTGATGAATTTTACATAGCGCACACACACCTGTATATCCTGGTGGGCTTGGTAATTTCTATTCCTATCTGCACCTACATGATGTATCATAAAGTTTATCTGAATGTGGCGGCGATATTGGGTTTCCTCGCTTTTAGTCTTTATCATTTATTGATGTATTTCAGGTTTTATCCCGGTATCGGCGAACAGGATTTTATATTGCCCTTTATTATGAAAGGAATTGGTATTGGCTTTTTGTACCTGTTAAGTGCTTTGTATATCTCTGAAAATGTACCAAAACCATTAAGTACATCAAGAATGATGAGTGGCATAATAGCCCGGATTGTATTTGCGACAATTTTAGGAGGGGCTGTTTTAAGCACTATTATAGCTAATACAACTACACTGCACAAAACGGGAATCGGCCAGCAAATAACAACCGGGAATGATGCTGCTGCACAGAAACACAAAAACACTAAAAACTATTACCTATCTGAAGGATCCAAGCCAACTGAAGCGGATAAAATGGCTGATAATCCATTGCAATCAGAAATTACCAAGCCAGCTACAATGCTTACCTATAAGGATATCTACCTGGTAATGGCAGTGATGAGTTTCCTCCCAATACTGCTGATCTTATTGCTGAGAATAGGAAGGCGCCCTTTGCAACGGATTGAGGTGGAGCCATTGCCGTTGTAA
- a CDS encoding RidA family protein has protein sequence MKRYKIGRTAVALILLLLSLTSFSQTDASIVEFKNPSSVVNPKGYSQAAVIDLGNCQMIILSGQVPLDKNGNLVGKNDMEKQTEQVFVNIKNILTDLGGTMDNIVKLGIYVKDVSQIQSLRNVRDRFINTQTPPASTLVEITKLFREDILIEIEATAIIPKK, from the coding sequence ATGAAACGATATAAAATTGGCAGAACAGCTGTTGCACTAATCCTGCTTTTGTTATCACTTACTTCTTTCTCTCAAACTGATGCTTCAATCGTGGAATTTAAAAATCCTTCATCGGTTGTCAACCCTAAAGGATATTCACAAGCCGCAGTCATTGATCTTGGAAATTGTCAAATGATCATTCTTTCCGGACAAGTACCTCTTGATAAGAATGGAAACCTTGTAGGAAAGAATGACATGGAAAAACAAACTGAACAGGTTTTTGTCAATATCAAAAATATACTGACAGATTTGGGAGGAACAATGGATAACATAGTCAAATTGGGAATATATGTGAAAGATGTTTCGCAGATTCAAAGTCTTAGGAATGTAAGAGATCGGTTTATTAATACGCAGACACCCCCAGCCAGCACATTGGTAGAGATTACTAAATTATTCAGGGAAGACATCCTGATAGAAATTGAAGCAACAGCGATAATACCTAAAAAATAG
- a CDS encoding Crp/Fnr family transcriptional regulator, with protein sequence MSTSALGMNIDPILQNIAKHIKLDREETDFFVSLLHYKTLKRKEFLLRQGDICKAESFIVKGCLRTYTLDSDGFEHIISFGIEDWWKGDLYSFLTQTPSSYFIDALEDTVVLQISKENLDLLYERVPKFERFFRLLFQNAFIAQQNRINQNLSYPAEQRYVDFIKRYPQLEQRISQKQVAAYLGITPVFLSMLRRKLVKK encoded by the coding sequence GTGAGCACATCAGCCTTAGGAATGAATATTGATCCTATACTTCAAAATATTGCGAAACATATTAAACTCGACCGAGAAGAAACTGATTTTTTTGTGTCGCTACTGCACTATAAAACGCTAAAACGAAAAGAGTTTTTATTAAGGCAAGGTGATATTTGTAAAGCCGAAAGCTTTATTGTTAAGGGTTGCTTAAGAACGTACACACTTGATAGCGATGGATTCGAGCATATCATCTCATTTGGCATTGAAGATTGGTGGAAGGGTGATCTTTACAGCTTCCTGACGCAAACCCCTTCTTCCTATTTTATTGATGCATTGGAAGACACTGTGGTTTTGCAAATCAGCAAAGAGAATTTGGATCTTTTGTATGAACGAGTTCCAAAATTCGAACGTTTCTTTAGGCTTCTTTTTCAAAACGCTTTTATAGCACAACAAAACCGAATTAACCAAAACCTTTCCTATCCGGCCGAACAACGCTATGTCGATTTTATAAAAAGGTATCCTCAATTAGAGCAACGCATTTCTCAAAAACAAGTTGCTGCCTATTTGGGTATTACTCCTGTTTTTTTAAGTATGCTGCGGAGAAAATTGGTGAAAAAGTAA
- a CDS encoding DoxX family protein — MKYLIFKTNNDWTGLITRLTVGLIMLPHGAQKVFGWFNGPGYTNEMSFFTETLNLPWLIAFLVIAIEFAGSVSLIIGFASRIWSIAMIILFIGIICTAHLEHGFFMNWFGNQKGEGYEYHLLIIGLSLTTIINGSGKYSVDEKLAEVCAKREGLLA; from the coding sequence ATGAAATACCTAATTTTTAAAACCAATAATGACTGGACTGGTTTGATAACCCGTTTAACAGTTGGATTAATAATGTTGCCGCACGGTGCACAAAAAGTATTTGGATGGTTTAACGGACCTGGCTATACAAATGAAATGAGCTTTTTCACAGAAACGTTAAACCTGCCCTGGTTAATAGCCTTTCTGGTTATCGCCATTGAATTTGCCGGATCAGTTTCGCTTATCATTGGTTTTGCATCCCGTATCTGGAGTATTGCAATGATCATTTTATTTATCGGAATTATCTGCACGGCACATCTTGAACATGGCTTTTTTATGAATTGGTTCGGCAACCAAAAAGGAGAAGGATACGAATATCATTTGTTAATCATCGGACTTTCCCTAACCACAATTATCAATGGAAGTGGTAAATACTCAGTGGATGAAAAGTTAGCTGAAGTGTGCGCAAAAAGGGAAGGATTGTTAGCCTGA
- a CDS encoding TlpA disulfide reductase family protein has product MKIMKLNLKSTWIALFLCMYITNVIAQSKPFTITGTINGLADGTKMELIPGATHKDEKPIAQAIITNGNFEFKGSLAGPRLFIIRPSDGYGGYSLMAQDGAITITGTTSVSENNGTKYYNFANVVVKGSAAHTQYWQKKAPHRGLDSLYSSNNEAGREISEKINEAFKNKDTVLVKQLRATEAYKQVLTSDSIFFAVAGKTISKIISDNKETWWGPFLALDMYSYFTPNEKPLYAMFSPQAKASYYGKILKEQIDPEGFKGKKAPLLDLKGEGNTDMASLLKGNKYVLVDFWASWCVPCRKSIPHLKKAYEELNGKGFQIVSISIDKKEADWQKAQKEEQLPWPSFLDKGTTANAWKVRAIPTMFLLDAKGVVVGEGLSLDELLAKVKAN; this is encoded by the coding sequence ATGAAAATCATGAAATTAAACCTAAAAAGCACCTGGATTGCATTATTCCTGTGCATGTATATAACTAATGTAATCGCTCAGTCTAAACCATTTACAATTACCGGAACCATAAATGGATTAGCGGATGGAACTAAAATGGAACTGATTCCAGGAGCAACTCACAAAGACGAAAAACCGATTGCTCAAGCTATTATTACTAACGGAAACTTTGAATTTAAAGGTTCATTAGCAGGACCTCGTCTCTTTATTATACGTCCCTCTGATGGTTACGGAGGATATTCTTTAATGGCTCAGGATGGAGCTATTACAATTACCGGCACTACAAGCGTCTCAGAAAATAATGGGACCAAGTATTATAATTTCGCAAATGTTGTGGTGAAAGGGAGTGCTGCACATACCCAATACTGGCAAAAAAAGGCCCCTCACCGTGGACTGGATTCTCTTTATTCTTCCAATAATGAAGCCGGGCGGGAGATTTCGGAAAAGATAAATGAGGCCTTTAAGAATAAAGATACTGTACTTGTAAAACAATTGAGAGCAACTGAAGCTTACAAACAGGTGCTGACTAGTGACAGTATTTTCTTTGCAGTGGCAGGAAAAACGATTTCCAAAATAATCAGTGATAACAAAGAAACCTGGTGGGGACCATTTTTGGCATTGGACATGTATAGTTACTTTACTCCAAACGAAAAGCCTCTGTATGCTATGTTTTCTCCGCAGGCGAAAGCTAGCTACTACGGAAAAATACTTAAGGAACAGATTGACCCGGAAGGTTTCAAAGGAAAAAAAGCTCCTCTGCTTGATTTAAAAGGGGAAGGTAATACAGATATGGCTTCATTGCTAAAAGGCAATAAATATGTATTGGTTGATTTCTGGGCATCATGGTGTGTTCCTTGCAGAAAGTCTATTCCACATCTGAAAAAAGCTTACGAAGAACTGAACGGTAAAGGTTTCCAGATCGTAAGTATTTCAATTGACAAGAAAGAAGCCGACTGGCAAAAAGCTCAAAAAGAAGAGCAACTGCCTTGGCCTAGTTTCTTAGATAAAGGCACTACTGCAAACGCCTGGAAAGTAAGAGCAATTCCAACCATGTTTTTGCTTGATGCAAAAGGTGTTGTAGTTGGAGAAGGTTTGTCCCTTGATGAGCTCCTTGCCAAAGTAAAAGCTAATTAA
- a CDS encoding RagB/SusD family nutrient uptake outer membrane protein, translating into MKKNLLTTISIALLAITAGLSSCNDFLSVVPKGQKIPTTLADFDALLRDEYGNQRTNVTQAILLLNDKFESASNLSYYQLYSANYNWDENADRIAFNHSDEGTYYNGYAAISTSNLIIEHAAEATEASEADKAQLIAQAKILRATNYFVLANYYADTYEEVSAASKLSVPLITSADIDAPYVQVSIKELYDFMLKDIEEAIPNLRPAGATILHANLGAAYALSARIHLQMGHFDKALSAANEALKQNDKLYDWTQFYTQYKTQIEQVNVYTNAPSPMGYDYVENYNFRHGVSIYRSNESNIRTDRATRFEPGDAKFASRWKIRTVGADTYYKSITNGFFNYGGLTTTEVYLIKAECLARQGDVTGAMNILNTVRKKRILPTVYADLTAATKQDAIRLINRTKGNELILSITPFADRRRLNKEEDYAQTLSKTENGKNLSLSPASHMWTMPFPQGAIKNHGNGSIQQNVSK; encoded by the coding sequence ATGAAGAAGAATCTATTAACCACCATATCGATTGCTTTACTGGCAATAACCGCGGGATTGAGCAGTTGCAATGACTTTTTGAGCGTTGTTCCTAAAGGTCAGAAAATCCCTACTACGCTAGCTGATTTTGATGCCCTGTTGCGCGATGAGTATGGCAATCAGCGTACTAATGTTACCCAGGCAATACTATTATTGAATGACAAATTTGAATCAGCCTCAAACTTAAGTTACTATCAGCTATATAGTGCAAATTATAACTGGGACGAAAATGCAGACCGTATTGCCTTTAATCATAGTGATGAAGGTACTTATTACAACGGTTACGCAGCCATTTCTACCAGTAACCTGATTATTGAACATGCTGCAGAGGCAACAGAAGCCAGTGAAGCAGACAAAGCACAGTTAATTGCTCAGGCTAAAATACTTAGGGCTACAAATTATTTTGTGCTGGCTAATTATTATGCAGATACATACGAGGAAGTCTCGGCGGCCAGTAAGCTTTCTGTACCATTAATTACGAGTGCAGATATTGATGCTCCCTATGTGCAGGTTAGTATTAAGGAGCTGTATGACTTTATGTTAAAGGACATTGAAGAGGCAATACCAAATCTAAGGCCAGCCGGAGCTACCATATTACATGCTAACCTTGGAGCAGCGTACGCACTTTCGGCCCGTATCCATTTACAAATGGGACATTTTGACAAAGCCCTTTCAGCTGCTAATGAAGCATTAAAACAAAACGATAAGCTTTATGACTGGACACAGTTTTACACGCAGTATAAAACACAGATAGAGCAAGTTAATGTTTACACCAATGCTCCTTCACCAATGGGCTATGACTATGTTGAAAATTACAATTTCAGACACGGTGTTAGCATTTACCGTAGTAATGAAAGTAATATCAGAACCGACCGGGCAACACGCTTTGAACCGGGTGACGCCAAATTTGCTTCACGTTGGAAAATAAGAACAGTTGGCGCTGATACGTATTATAAAAGTATTACAAACGGTTTTTTCAACTATGGCGGATTAACAACAACAGAAGTTTATCTCATTAAAGCAGAATGTCTGGCTCGTCAGGGAGATGTTACCGGTGCTATGAATATCCTGAATACTGTTCGCAAAAAAAGAATACTTCCAACCGTTTATGCTGATCTGACTGCGGCAACCAAACAGGACGCCATCAGACTAATTAACCGTACCAAAGGAAATGAGTTAATACTTAGTATCACTCCTTTTGCCGACAGACGTCGATTGAATAAGGAAGAAGATTATGCCCAAACACTAAGTAAAACCGAAAACGGTAAAAACTTATCGCTTTCTCCTGCTTCACACATGTGGACCATGCCATTCCCACAGGGTGCAATTAAAAACCATGGAAATGGCAGTATTCAACAAAACGTAAGTAAATAA